A part of Melittangium boletus DSM 14713 genomic DNA contains:
- a CDS encoding protein kinase domain-containing protein: MATYRLIRKLAAGGMAEVFLAKVMGAEGFEKPVAVKRILPSMAQDREFVELFLREAKLTVCLQHANVVQVFDLGALESQYYMVMEFVEGENLRALQRGGVAQGVPLGLREVCFIVQQVTEGLAYAHGRVDAAGRPLNIIHRDVNPSNVMVASSGEVKLADFGIAKAANAQSGTQVGVVKGKAGYLAPEQVKGAEVDQRADLFLIGLMLYELLAGRQLFQGADYFQTLRAIAQFDVKGLAPVPGVPAALWGIVTRALAPDPMDRYHRARDISDALQNFLFDHRLRVGPQDVAALFQRCFPNRRSPLEGANEVRGEEIRLGSDAGIQRPPPLTSVRSRPPFLGGPRPGTPAPVRPPPLPAEARGVASLVPPPAAPLPPVSGRTGAFPVGAPGGTGRMPLGAGAGAGVLAVPTRVMRPTRRKLGEMLLVVGKLSEPQLKGALERQRRTGGRIGELLVAEGLLSQEDVVRALSEQGGIPFISDRVLLTMPVPRALLPLLPLEKAERLDAVPVTQQAKELVCAMREPRDLARLDELKFITGCTVRGIYATEGGLRRAIGRFYRGEVAESPGEWSQMMPLAGSDSQPGVTPFADKHTRTRERMLDESAFMDISVMAPVSASALAAPAPPAAKAPASLARTMLVVSDDAELRDAAVRLLTRQGVAASGSGAADVEKAMALGGTEVALVAADTVKDAPAVVARLMAVAPSMEVRVLPSLAEALGGEAGPLGRAARWHARVVDAALATLGGVGVQGAALAKLARRVAQRLGAGRAESERASAVAYALALAAFQESREAFTRPSCESVRAILGRDAGELAGLIGACTRDAPPLVEGASKAVLALASAVSLVEEMGTTTLVASAASQSLTKLRAMGRLPAPALEALSAEVTELVLGDRAWHTVVLAEPNVARASALQARFLADGVRVVLADSVARTRVLLSQGSQALVVAACLPDGDGAELTRSLRSTEQMASLPIFVLAPPEDPRLVEAGLDAGADDVLTYPVNPDVLVAKLRRALQPRRPSSTPVPVSSSPEAAVPAPPLA, translated from the coding sequence ATGGCCACGTATCGACTCATCCGCAAACTGGCCGCTGGCGGCATGGCCGAGGTGTTCCTCGCCAAGGTCATGGGGGCGGAGGGCTTCGAGAAGCCCGTGGCCGTCAAGCGCATCCTGCCCTCCATGGCGCAGGATCGGGAGTTCGTGGAGCTCTTCCTGCGCGAGGCGAAGCTGACGGTCTGCCTGCAGCACGCCAACGTGGTGCAGGTGTTCGACCTGGGGGCGCTCGAGAGCCAGTACTACATGGTGATGGAGTTCGTGGAGGGGGAGAACCTCCGGGCGCTGCAGCGCGGGGGCGTGGCGCAGGGGGTGCCGCTGGGCCTGCGCGAGGTGTGCTTCATCGTCCAGCAGGTCACCGAGGGCCTGGCGTACGCGCACGGCCGCGTGGACGCGGCGGGCCGTCCCCTCAACATCATCCACCGGGACGTGAACCCGTCCAACGTGATGGTGGCCAGCAGCGGCGAGGTGAAGCTCGCGGACTTCGGCATCGCCAAGGCGGCCAACGCGCAGAGCGGCACCCAGGTGGGCGTGGTCAAGGGCAAGGCGGGCTACCTCGCGCCCGAGCAGGTCAAGGGCGCCGAGGTGGATCAGCGCGCGGACCTCTTCCTGATCGGCCTGATGCTCTACGAACTGCTCGCGGGCCGGCAGCTCTTCCAGGGGGCGGACTACTTCCAGACGCTGCGCGCCATCGCCCAGTTCGACGTGAAGGGCCTGGCTCCCGTGCCGGGCGTACCGGCGGCGCTCTGGGGCATCGTCACCCGCGCGCTCGCGCCGGACCCCATGGATCGCTACCACCGGGCCCGCGACATCTCGGACGCGCTGCAGAACTTCCTCTTCGACCACCGCCTGCGCGTGGGCCCCCAGGACGTGGCGGCGCTCTTCCAGCGCTGCTTTCCCAACCGCCGCTCGCCCCTGGAGGGCGCCAACGAGGTGCGGGGCGAGGAGATCCGCCTGGGGTCGGACGCGGGGATTCAACGTCCGCCGCCGCTCACCTCGGTGCGCTCGCGCCCGCCGTTCCTCGGTGGTCCCCGTCCGGGGACGCCCGCGCCCGTGCGCCCTCCGCCTCTGCCCGCCGAGGCCCGGGGAGTGGCCAGCCTGGTTCCTCCTCCGGCGGCGCCGCTTCCGCCCGTGAGCGGCCGCACGGGTGCCTTTCCCGTGGGGGCTCCGGGAGGCACCGGCCGCATGCCGCTCGGCGCGGGCGCGGGCGCGGGCGTGCTGGCGGTGCCCACGCGGGTGATGCGGCCCACGCGCCGCAAGCTGGGCGAGATGCTGCTCGTCGTCGGCAAGCTCTCGGAGCCGCAGCTCAAGGGCGCGCTGGAGCGGCAGCGGCGCACCGGCGGGCGCATCGGCGAGCTGCTCGTGGCCGAGGGGCTGCTGTCCCAGGAGGACGTGGTGCGCGCCCTCAGCGAGCAAGGCGGCATTCCCTTCATCTCGGACCGGGTCCTGCTCACCATGCCGGTGCCCCGCGCGCTGCTGCCCCTGCTGCCCCTGGAGAAGGCGGAGCGGCTGGACGCGGTGCCCGTCACCCAGCAGGCCAAGGAACTGGTGTGCGCCATGCGCGAGCCGCGGGACCTGGCGCGCCTGGACGAGCTCAAGTTCATCACCGGCTGCACCGTGCGCGGCATCTACGCCACGGAAGGGGGCCTGCGCCGCGCCATCGGCCGTTTCTACCGGGGCGAAGTGGCCGAGTCCCCGGGCGAGTGGTCCCAGATGATGCCGCTGGCGGGCTCGGACTCGCAGCCGGGCGTGACGCCCTTCGCCGACAAGCACACGCGCACGCGCGAGCGCATGCTGGATGAGTCCGCCTTCATGGACATCTCCGTGATGGCCCCCGTGTCCGCCTCGGCCCTGGCCGCGCCCGCGCCCCCGGCGGCGAAGGCGCCCGCCTCGCTCGCGCGCACCATGCTGGTGGTGTCGGATGACGCGGAGCTGCGGGACGCGGCGGTGCGCCTGCTCACCCGGCAGGGCGTGGCGGCCTCGGGCAGCGGCGCGGCCGACGTGGAGAAGGCGATGGCCCTGGGCGGGACCGAGGTGGCGCTCGTGGCGGCGGACACCGTGAAGGACGCACCCGCCGTGGTGGCCCGGTTGATGGCGGTGGCGCCCTCCATGGAGGTGCGCGTGCTGCCCTCGCTCGCCGAGGCGCTGGGCGGAGAGGCCGGGCCCCTCGGCCGCGCGGCGCGGTGGCATGCGCGCGTGGTGGACGCCGCGCTGGCGACGCTCGGCGGAGTGGGCGTGCAGGGCGCCGCGCTCGCCAAGCTGGCCCGGCGCGTGGCCCAACGTCTGGGCGCCGGACGCGCGGAGTCCGAGCGGGCCTCGGCGGTGGCGTATGCGCTGGCGCTCGCGGCCTTCCAGGAGTCCCGCGAGGCCTTCACCCGGCCCTCGTGCGAGTCGGTGCGGGCCATCCTCGGCCGGGACGCGGGCGAGCTGGCCGGCCTCATCGGGGCCTGTACCCGGGACGCGCCGCCCCTCGTGGAGGGCGCTTCCAAGGCCGTGTTGGCGCTGGCCTCGGCGGTGTCGCTCGTGGAGGAGATGGGGACGACCACCCTGGTGGCCTCGGCCGCGTCGCAGTCCCTCACCAAGCTGCGCGCCATGGGCCGGCTGCCCGCCCCGGCGCTGGAAGCCCTCTCCGCCGAGGTGACGGAGTTGGTGCTCGGAGACAGGGCCTGGCACACGGTGGTGCTCGCCGAGCCCAACGTCGCGCGGGCCTCGGCCCTCCAGGCGCGCTTCCTCGCGGACGGGGTGCGCGTGGTGCTCGCCGACTCGGTGGCCCGCACGCGCGTGCTCCTGTCCCAGGGCAGCCAGGCGCTCGTGGTGGCCGCGTGTCTGCCGGACGGGGACGGCGCGGAACTCACCCGCTCGCTGCGCTCCACGGAGCAGATGGCCTCGCTGCCCATCTTCGTGCTCGCGCCACCGGAGGACCCTCGGCTGGTGGAGGCCGGACTCGACGCGGGCGCGGATGACGTCCTCACGTACCCGGTCAACCCGGACGTGCTCGTGGCCAAGCTGCGAAGGGCCCTGCAGCCCCGCCGCCCCTCCTCGACGCCCGTGCCGGTGTCCTCCTCTCCGGAAGCGGCGGTGCCGGCTCCTCCCCTGGCGTGA
- the dnaJ gene encoding molecular chaperone DnaJ — MPAVSGQKRDYYEVLGVQKNVSAQDLKSAFRKVALQYHPDRNPGNHEAEEKFKEASEAYEILSDPERRGRYDRFGHAGVGGAAGGDPFGGGFQGVNINDIFGEIFGDIFGGRGGRGRVSNRGADLRFNLEISFEEAAFGCRPKVPIPRPKKCDTCSGTGSKSAAAPKTCGTCGGAGEVRFTQGFFAVSRPCTECGGTGAVVPDPCGKCRGSGKVPNEEVIEVNIPAGVDNGTRVRLTGLGEPGDRGGPAGDLYVTVIVREHPLFQREDYDVFCEVPISFTQAALGAKIDVPTLDGKVKMTIPEGAQSGKVFRLKGKGIPHLHSGQRGDQHVRVIVETPTGLTAKQRELLEKFAESSGEEAHPQSKNFFEKVRELFG, encoded by the coding sequence ATGCCAGCGGTGTCGGGCCAGAAACGTGATTATTATGAGGTCCTGGGAGTTCAGAAGAACGTCTCGGCGCAGGACCTGAAGAGCGCCTTTCGCAAGGTGGCCCTGCAGTACCACCCGGATCGCAACCCCGGGAACCATGAGGCCGAGGAGAAGTTCAAGGAGGCCTCGGAGGCCTACGAAATCCTGAGCGACCCGGAGCGCCGCGGGCGGTACGACCGTTTCGGTCACGCGGGCGTGGGCGGGGCGGCGGGTGGAGACCCGTTCGGCGGCGGTTTCCAGGGCGTCAACATCAACGACATCTTCGGGGAAATCTTCGGCGACATCTTCGGCGGCCGGGGAGGCCGGGGCCGGGTGAGCAACCGGGGCGCGGATCTGCGCTTCAACCTGGAGATCTCCTTCGAGGAGGCGGCGTTCGGCTGCCGTCCCAAGGTTCCCATTCCGCGGCCCAAGAAGTGCGACACGTGCTCGGGCACGGGGAGCAAGAGCGCCGCGGCGCCCAAGACGTGTGGCACGTGCGGTGGCGCGGGCGAGGTGCGCTTCACCCAGGGCTTCTTCGCCGTGTCCCGGCCGTGCACCGAGTGCGGCGGCACGGGCGCGGTGGTGCCGGATCCCTGCGGCAAGTGCCGGGGCTCGGGCAAGGTGCCCAACGAGGAAGTCATCGAGGTCAACATCCCGGCCGGCGTGGACAACGGCACACGGGTGCGGCTCACGGGCCTGGGCGAGCCAGGAGACCGGGGGGGCCCCGCCGGAGACCTCTACGTGACGGTCATCGTGCGCGAGCACCCGCTCTTCCAGCGCGAGGACTACGACGTCTTCTGCGAGGTGCCCATCTCCTTCACCCAGGCGGCGCTCGGCGCGAAGATCGACGTGCCCACGCTCGACGGCAAGGTGAAGATGACCATTCCCGAGGGCGCCCAGTCCGGCAAGGTGTTCCGCCTCAAGGGCAAGGGCATCCCCCACCTGCACAGCGGCCAGCGGGGAGATCAGCACGTGCGGGTGATCGTCGAGACGCCCACGGGCCTCACCGCCAAGCAGCGCGAGCTGCTCGAGAAGTTCGCCGAGTCGAGCGGCGAGGAAGCGCACCCCCAATCGAAGAACTTCTTCGAGAAGGTGCGCGAGCTGTTTGGCTGA
- a CDS encoding ABC transporter ATP-binding protein gives MAPRPSPDIYRRLLGYVWPYRRLLLAGLGASLVAAAATSAYAWLVGPLLRAVLTGGAVELAGLSLPGERLLSVLPLMVVGVAIVKAGASYLQGGWMQRLGQRVMADLRASLYERLLAWSPAAMERQHSGEVFTRFASDVPMVEFSVTQALSSYVKDGMQILALLATCLFIDAKLFLLTFVVVPLTVLPVRAFARSLKKVAHRSQSSLGALTSLTAEQLQALPVVRAYGAEGRALERFEAESSRYLGEMRRSLFLRGAYSPTVEIMGVVGVAVAVAWGARAISGDPSLAGRLLSFIAATLLLYQPVKSLSGTLSQVLTGLVGAERLFALADTPVPPDEGAEAPPLTQALTLTGLCATYPDGRQALQGVELTVPAGARVALVGASGAGKTTLFSVLLGFVPPSGGTVTWDGTPLSQLKPSSVRERLAWVPQEPVLFSGSVRHNVLLGRPGASDAEVWEALRLAHAEDFVRALPGGLDESVGERGARLSGGQRQRLALARAFLRQPSVLLLDEPTSALDAQSEAAVGAGLATLMHGRTVLVIAHRLSTVRDADLIVVLDAGRVVEAGTHTELAARRGRYAQLLGEGAVAA, from the coding sequence GTGGCGCCTCGTCCATCACCTGACATCTACCGACGCCTGCTGGGGTATGTGTGGCCCTACCGGCGCCTGCTGCTCGCGGGCCTGGGCGCGTCGCTCGTGGCCGCGGCCGCCACGTCCGCCTACGCCTGGCTCGTGGGGCCCCTCTTGCGCGCGGTGCTCACGGGCGGCGCGGTGGAGCTCGCTGGACTGTCCCTTCCCGGCGAGCGCCTGCTGAGTGTTCTCCCTTTGATGGTGGTGGGGGTGGCGATCGTGAAGGCCGGCGCCAGCTACCTCCAGGGCGGCTGGATGCAGCGGCTCGGGCAGCGGGTGATGGCGGACCTGCGCGCCTCTTTATATGAGCGGCTGCTCGCCTGGTCTCCCGCGGCGATGGAGCGGCAACACTCGGGCGAGGTGTTCACGCGCTTCGCGTCGGACGTGCCGATGGTGGAGTTCTCGGTGACGCAGGCGCTCTCGTCCTATGTGAAGGACGGGATGCAGATCCTGGCGCTGCTCGCCACGTGCCTGTTCATCGACGCGAAGCTCTTCCTGCTCACCTTCGTGGTGGTACCGCTCACGGTGCTGCCCGTGCGCGCCTTCGCGCGCTCGCTCAAGAAGGTGGCCCACCGCTCGCAGTCGAGCCTGGGCGCGCTCACCTCGCTCACCGCCGAACAGTTGCAGGCGCTGCCGGTGGTGCGCGCCTATGGCGCCGAGGGCCGGGCGCTGGAGCGCTTCGAGGCCGAGTCATCGCGCTACCTCGGGGAGATGCGCCGCTCCCTCTTCCTGCGCGGCGCCTACAGCCCCACCGTGGAAATCATGGGCGTGGTGGGCGTGGCGGTGGCGGTGGCCTGGGGCGCGCGCGCCATCTCCGGGGACCCCTCGCTGGCGGGACGGCTCCTGTCCTTCATCGCCGCCACGCTCCTGCTCTACCAACCGGTGAAATCCCTGAGCGGCACGCTCTCCCAGGTGCTCACGGGACTGGTGGGCGCCGAACGGCTCTTCGCGCTCGCGGACACGCCGGTGCCGCCGGACGAGGGCGCCGAGGCGCCGCCCCTCACCCAGGCCCTGACGCTCACGGGCCTGTGCGCCACGTACCCGGATGGCCGCCAGGCGCTCCAGGGCGTGGAGCTGACGGTGCCCGCGGGGGCCCGGGTGGCGCTGGTGGGAGCGTCGGGCGCGGGCAAGACGACGCTCTTCTCCGTGCTGCTGGGCTTCGTGCCCCCGAGCGGCGGCACGGTGACCTGGGATGGCACCCCCCTGTCCCAGCTCAAGCCCTCCAGCGTGCGCGAGCGCCTGGCCTGGGTGCCCCAGGAGCCGGTGCTCTTCTCCGGCAGCGTGCGGCACAACGTGCTGCTCGGGCGGCCCGGGGCGTCGGACGCCGAGGTGTGGGAGGCGCTGCGCCTGGCGCACGCGGAGGACTTCGTGCGCGCCCTGCCCGGGGGGCTCGACGAGTCGGTGGGTGAGCGGGGCGCGCGGCTGTCGGGAGGACAACGCCAGCGCCTGGCCCTGGCGAGGGCCTTCCTGCGCCAGCCCTCGGTGCTGCTGCTGGATGAGCCCACGAGCGCCCTGGATGCCCAGAGCGAGGCCGCGGTGGGAGCGGGGCTGGCCACGCTGATGCACGGGCGCACGGTGCTCGTCATCGCCCACCGCCTGTCCACGGTGCGGGACGCGGACCTCATCGTCGTCCTGGACGCCGGCCGCGTGGTGGAGGCGGGCACCCATACGGAGCTCGCCGCCCGCCGGGGCCGCTATGCCCAGCTGCTCGGCGAGGGCGCCGTCGCCGCCTAG
- the alkB gene encoding DNA oxidative demethylase AlkB: MTMELFDLPGAAGPSREALGPAAVVLRGFAVEREEALLTALERVVVDAPFRHMVTPGGFRMSVAMTNCGPLGWVTDRRGYRYAPVDPETGRPWPGMPDSFHQLARDAAAQAGFEGFVPDACLINRYEPGAKMSLHQDKDERSFDAPIVSVSLGLPAVFLFGGENRSDKPQRVRLTHGDVVVWGGASRLRYHGVMPLKAGLHPRLGGHRINLTFRRAG, encoded by the coding sequence ATGACGATGGAGCTGTTCGATCTTCCAGGTGCCGCCGGGCCGAGCCGGGAAGCGCTGGGTCCGGCGGCCGTGGTGCTTCGCGGGTTCGCGGTGGAGCGCGAGGAAGCCCTCCTGACGGCCCTGGAGCGTGTCGTCGTGGATGCGCCCTTCCGTCACATGGTGACGCCGGGTGGCTTCCGCATGTCGGTGGCGATGACGAACTGCGGTCCCCTCGGGTGGGTGACGGACCGGCGCGGGTACCGCTACGCGCCGGTGGATCCCGAGACCGGCCGCCCCTGGCCGGGGATGCCCGATTCATTCCACCAGCTCGCGCGGGATGCCGCGGCCCAGGCCGGCTTCGAGGGATTCGTGCCCGATGCCTGTCTCATCAATCGCTACGAGCCGGGAGCGAAGATGTCCCTGCACCAGGACAAGGACGAGCGGAGCTTCGACGCGCCCATCGTGTCCGTCTCGCTGGGACTCCCGGCCGTCTTCTTGTTCGGGGGCGAGAACCGGAGCGACAAGCCCCAGCGCGTGCGGCTCACCCACGGCGACGTGGTCGTCTGGGGCGGAGCGTCCCGTCTTCGCTATCACGGCGTGATGCCGCTCAAGGCGGGGCTCCACCCACGGCTGGGTGGCCACCGCATCAACCTGACCTTCCGCCGGGCGGGATGA
- a CDS encoding helicase-related protein, which yields MSFVPGNKVRYLPQPEWGVGHLLELQDEGAKALVLFPAREGEPVLVSTKGGALAPYALSKGEPVRTARGRRATVLGEEEGGRGLRRYVIRYADTGEEDELPESEVHALAPRSDVLSTLREGRVGEARAFTLRKQALVLDDERRCDALGALLASRVMVKPHQVGVVQRVLSARRPRFVLADEVGLGKTIEAGMVFSALRLSGLARRVLVVAPSHLTVQWLVELFHKFNQLFTLMDSDRYAQSLKEQPQVSPWARFPLVVTSLEMLARTEEHRRAVADEDAFWDLVIIDEAHHLKGEKAFAAAEGLAGNSWGLLLLTATPMQLDPAEYHGLLTLIDAATAPTVEGFERRLARQEELSTAVRGLLEGKDAGGAVKALAARFPDDPVLAKLEDRDALLQHLAETYSLSDRLVRNRRAVVGGFSTRRLHRHPVTLSPEEIQTRDAALAALASSSLRGAPLGNLLRRLESSPAAFGEALRGNKALASVAGTLKLPTRDAKFSAFLGVLRGIWSAEREAKVLVFTESRDTLEALRTELGREGTEALAYHGDLPLVERDRQVARFRDPEGPKVLLCTEVGGEGRNFQFAHHLVHYDLPWSPATVEQRIGRLDRIGQNHPVEIHVFDPAGTLAADVLMLLADAVGVFGETVGGLDAVLEEVEDRLTELALLPRESRMAYASELKAKVEAARAQVKRAYDPLLDIRSFDREAVARLVKRAQERMGVEDEEEDEAPSLEEGLWSVARDLDERLEEAVTELARRVGIGVDTDEQVDAFQCAFQFGHALKVEGLPGIDINEDRTVLGTFWRDTAVEAEELEYFATGHSIVEALFGFLRDGPYGRSAARFIERRGPLKARGVELLYHVQLPEPEDTSPGARVPSRQLARFLERTLVHVAVVEGPSGPTVDTKVLPALETEGKSLKGDEVARAFPGFAAFVDAGVPVAHKAAEAEMAKLQARARKAVEAERDGALARMKLSLTHQGLEAKAVEAQLDAEHAHYERLLTALKGAKVVLDSACGFVINR from the coding sequence CGAGCTGCAGGACGAGGGCGCCAAGGCGCTCGTCCTCTTCCCCGCCCGCGAGGGCGAACCGGTGCTGGTGTCCACGAAGGGCGGCGCCCTTGCCCCGTACGCCCTGTCCAAGGGAGAGCCCGTGCGGACGGCCCGGGGCCGGCGTGCCACCGTGCTGGGCGAGGAAGAGGGCGGACGGGGCCTGCGCCGCTATGTCATCCGCTACGCCGACACGGGCGAGGAGGACGAGCTGCCCGAGTCCGAGGTGCACGCGCTCGCCCCGCGCTCGGACGTGCTCTCCACGCTGCGCGAGGGCCGGGTGGGCGAGGCGCGCGCCTTCACGCTGCGCAAGCAGGCGCTGGTGCTCGACGACGAGCGGCGCTGTGACGCGCTGGGCGCGCTGCTGGCCAGCCGGGTGATGGTGAAGCCCCACCAGGTGGGCGTGGTCCAGCGCGTGCTCAGCGCGCGCCGGCCCCGGTTCGTGCTCGCCGACGAGGTGGGCCTGGGCAAGACGATCGAAGCGGGCATGGTGTTCAGCGCCCTGCGGCTGTCGGGACTCGCGCGGCGCGTGCTGGTGGTGGCCCCCAGCCACCTCACCGTGCAGTGGCTCGTGGAGCTGTTCCACAAGTTCAACCAGCTCTTCACGCTGATGGACTCGGATCGCTACGCGCAGTCGCTCAAGGAGCAGCCCCAGGTGTCTCCGTGGGCGCGCTTCCCCCTGGTGGTGACGAGCCTGGAGATGCTCGCGCGCACCGAGGAGCACCGGCGCGCCGTGGCGGACGAGGACGCCTTCTGGGACCTGGTCATCATCGACGAGGCCCACCACCTCAAGGGCGAGAAGGCCTTCGCGGCCGCCGAGGGGCTCGCGGGCAACAGCTGGGGCCTGCTCCTGCTCACCGCCACGCCCATGCAGCTCGACCCCGCCGAGTACCACGGTCTGCTCACGCTCATCGACGCGGCCACCGCGCCCACGGTGGAGGGCTTCGAGCGGCGGCTCGCGCGCCAGGAGGAGCTGAGCACCGCGGTGCGCGGCCTGCTCGAGGGCAAGGACGCGGGCGGCGCGGTGAAGGCCCTGGCCGCGCGCTTCCCGGATGACCCCGTGCTCGCGAAGCTCGAGGACCGCGACGCGCTCCTGCAACACCTGGCGGAGACGTACAGCCTGTCGGACCGGCTCGTGCGCAACCGGCGCGCCGTGGTGGGCGGCTTCTCCACGCGCCGCCTGCACCGTCACCCGGTGACGTTGTCCCCGGAGGAGATCCAGACGCGGGATGCCGCGCTCGCCGCGCTCGCGTCCTCGTCCCTGCGCGGCGCGCCCCTGGGCAACCTCTTGCGCCGCCTGGAGTCCAGTCCCGCCGCTTTTGGCGAGGCCCTGCGCGGCAACAAGGCGCTCGCGAGCGTGGCCGGGACGCTCAAGCTGCCCACGCGCGACGCGAAGTTCAGCGCCTTCCTGGGCGTGCTGCGCGGCATCTGGAGCGCCGAGCGGGAGGCCAAGGTGCTCGTCTTCACCGAGAGCCGGGACACCCTGGAGGCCCTGCGCACGGAGCTGGGCCGCGAGGGCACCGAGGCGCTCGCCTACCATGGAGACCTCCCCCTGGTGGAGCGGGACCGGCAGGTGGCGCGCTTCCGCGATCCGGAAGGCCCCAAGGTGCTGCTGTGCACCGAGGTTGGCGGCGAGGGCCGCAACTTCCAGTTCGCCCACCATCTGGTGCACTACGACCTGCCCTGGAGCCCGGCCACGGTGGAGCAGCGCATCGGCCGCCTGGACCGCATCGGGCAGAACCACCCGGTGGAAATCCATGTCTTCGACCCCGCGGGCACGCTGGCCGCGGACGTGTTGATGCTGCTCGCGGACGCGGTGGGCGTCTTCGGCGAGACGGTGGGTGGCCTGGACGCGGTGCTCGAGGAGGTGGAGGACCGGCTCACCGAGCTGGCGCTCCTGCCGCGCGAGTCGCGCATGGCGTATGCCTCGGAGCTCAAGGCGAAGGTGGAGGCCGCGCGGGCTCAGGTGAAGCGCGCGTATGACCCGTTGCTGGACATCCGCTCGTTCGACCGGGAGGCCGTGGCGCGGTTGGTGAAGCGGGCCCAGGAGCGCATGGGCGTGGAGGACGAGGAGGAGGACGAAGCGCCCTCGCTCGAGGAAGGGCTGTGGAGCGTGGCGCGCGACCTGGACGAGCGCCTGGAGGAGGCGGTGACGGAACTGGCGCGCCGGGTGGGCATCGGCGTGGACACGGACGAGCAGGTGGACGCCTTCCAGTGCGCCTTCCAGTTCGGCCATGCGCTCAAGGTGGAGGGTCTGCCGGGCATCGACATCAACGAGGACCGCACGGTGCTCGGGACCTTCTGGCGCGACACGGCGGTGGAGGCCGAGGAGCTGGAGTACTTCGCCACGGGCCATTCCATCGTGGAGGCGCTGTTCGGCTTCCTGCGGGACGGGCCGTATGGGCGCAGCGCGGCGCGCTTCATCGAGCGGCGGGGACCGCTCAAGGCGCGGGGCGTGGAACTGCTCTACCACGTGCAGTTGCCCGAGCCCGAGGACACCTCACCGGGCGCGCGGGTGCCGAGCCGTCAGCTCGCGCGCTTCCTGGAGCGCACCCTGGTGCACGTGGCGGTGGTGGAAGGCCCCTCGGGTCCGACGGTGGACACCAAGGTGCTCCCCGCGCTGGAGACCGAGGGCAAGTCGCTCAAGGGCGACGAGGTGGCGCGCGCCTTCCCGGGCTTCGCGGCCTTCGTGGACGCGGGCGTGCCGGTGGCGCACAAGGCCGCCGAGGCGGAGATGGCGAAGTTGCAGGCGCGCGCGCGCAAGGCCGTGGAGGCCGAGCGGGATGGGGCGCTCGCGCGCATGAAGCTGTCGCTCACGCACCAGGGCCTGGAGGCCAAGGCCGTGGAGGCGCAACTCGACGCCGAGCACGCGCACTATGAGCGGCTGCTCACCGCGCTCAAGGGCGCCAAGGTGGTGCTCGACTCCGCCTGCGGTTTCGTCATCAACCGCTGA